The following coding sequences lie in one Patescibacteria group bacterium genomic window:
- the rplP gene encoding 50S ribosomal protein L16, which yields MLMPKKVKHRKWFKGRKKGLGVASRRTELCFGAYGLKALTHAWITARQIEAARRALTHYLKRGGRVWIRIFPDKPVTKKGAEVPMGGGKGTPDHFVVVVKPGTVLFEMEGVTLDKAKEAMRLASYKLPVKTKFLTRE from the coding sequence ATGTTAATGCCGAAAAAAGTAAAACATAGAAAATGGTTTAAGGGGCGTAAAAAAGGTCTGGGCGTGGCCAGCAGGCGTACCGAGCTTTGTTTTGGCGCATATGGCCTAAAAGCCCTAACTCACGCCTGGATAACAGCCCGGCAGATTGAAGCTGCGCGTCGCGCATTGACGCATTATTTGAAAAGAGGCGGCAGAGTCTGGATTAGAATTTTTCCAGATAAGCCAGTAACCAAAAAAGGAGCAGAAGTGCCAATGGGCGGAGGGAAGGGTACACCTGATCATTTTGTGGTTGTAGTTAAACCAGGCACTGTTTTGTTTGAAATGGAAGGCGTAACATTAGATAAGGCAAAAGAGGCTATGCGTTTAGCAAGTTATAAATTGCCGGTCAAAACCAAGTTTTTAACTAGGGAATAA
- the rpsQ gene encoding 30S ribosomal protein S17, whose translation METKKTKIRKKFKGVVVSDKMAKTIVVKVMSMKLHPKYKKQYKVSKKYKVHDEQRAAKVGSEVIFQECRPLSKEKKWRLIKIVK comes from the coding sequence ATGGAAACTAAAAAGACAAAAATAAGAAAAAAGTTTAAAGGCGTGGTGGTCAGTGATAAAATGGCTAAAACCATTGTGGTTAAAGTTATGTCCATGAAGCTGCATCCTAAGTATAAAAAGCAGTATAAGGTTAGTAAAAAATACAAAGTCCATGATGAACAGCGGGCAGCCAAAGTCGGTTCAGAGGTGATTTTTCAGGAATGCAGGCCTTTAAGCAAAGAAAAAAAATGGCGCTTAATTAAAATTGTAAAATAA
- the rpmC gene encoding 50S ribosomal protein L29, protein MKAKEELKELKLKSETELKKLLGSSREKLRDLRFKVSQNQLKNIRETRIIKKKIAKILTLLKQKSIK, encoded by the coding sequence ATGAAAGCCAAAGAGGAACTAAAGGAACTAAAATTAAAATCTGAGACAGAGCTAAAAAAGCTGTTAGGTTCAAGCCGGGAAAAATTAAGAGATTTACGATTTAAAGTCTCACAGAATCAGTTGAAAAATATCCGAGAAACAAGAATTATAAAAAAGAAAATTGCTAAAATTTTGACTTTATTAAAGCAAAAGTCAATAAAGTAA
- the rplN gene encoding 50S ribosomal protein L14, whose amino-acid sequence MVQHRSMLKLADNTGAKKLMVIRVLGGYKKRYARLGEIVTAAVKEAIPHAMVKKGDVVHAVLVRTHKETRRKDGSYIRFDDNAAVIIDMKSKEPQGSRILGPVARELRAGGFNKIISLAAEVL is encoded by the coding sequence ATGGTTCAACATCGATCAATGTTAAAATTAGCTGATAATACAGGTGCCAAAAAATTAATGGTTATCAGGGTTTTGGGCGGTTATAAAAAGAGATATGCCCGTCTTGGCGAAATTGTAACAGCAGCTGTCAAAGAAGCAATCCCGCATGCTATGGTAAAAAAGGGTGACGTCGTTCACGCTGTTTTAGTCAGAACCCACAAAGAAACCAGAAGAAAAGATGGTTCGTATATAAGATTTGATGATAATGCCGCTGTGATTATTGATATGAAATCAAAAGAGCCTCAGGGCAGCCGTATTTTAGGGCCAGTGGCCAGAGAATTGCGCGCCGGCGGTTTTAATAAAATAATTTCCCTGGCAGCTGAAGTTTTATAA